Proteins found in one Planctomycetes bacterium MalM25 genomic segment:
- the yliI_2 gene encoding Soluble aldose sugar dehydrogenase YliI precursor, with protein MTYARIALLIGLLAGPAWCLAEVTGTTRVGNLPGAGNGASAVFATAAPGRPDELFVLDQRGLIQVLNLETGIFNSTPFLDIQGLVDDAGNEQGLLGLAFDPGYTTNGYFYVNYTRDPGPGRDRTRIERYQVANPLTDSATSIGSGRSVLEFDQDFSNHNGGWIGFSPVNGLLYINTGDGGSGNDPNNRAQQLNTRLGKILRVDPSGDDFPSDATENYTVPGNNPLVGDNNANTLDEIFAYGLRNPWRASFDRETGDLWIGDVGQGAREEIDLLRADRDEIANFGWRLREGDIQTPSGGVGGPIPPNYVGPEYDYLSNGSGLFGGNSTVGGYVYRGPDPEVQGRYFFGDSFPSQLWSFNPADPDGTVQNLDSLLNPFGAIGTPTSFAEDAYGNLYILDREGDIHRIVTDALRAGDFNGDGEVDGDDYALWREEYGVSSPSGADGNADGVVNAADYTIWRDAVAAQDASAVPEPSSGAVVLLALAASAISSSRRRPPLA; from the coding sequence ATGACCTATGCGCGCATTGCTCTACTGATCGGCTTGCTGGCCGGCCCGGCTTGGTGCCTAGCCGAGGTGACCGGAACGACCCGTGTCGGCAACCTGCCAGGGGCAGGCAATGGCGCTAGCGCCGTCTTCGCCACCGCAGCGCCGGGCCGACCGGACGAACTCTTCGTCCTTGACCAACGCGGGCTCATCCAAGTCCTCAACCTCGAAACGGGCATTTTCAACAGCACCCCATTCCTGGACATCCAAGGGCTGGTCGACGACGCCGGCAACGAACAGGGCTTGCTCGGTCTAGCGTTCGATCCCGGCTACACAACCAACGGTTACTTCTACGTCAACTACACGCGTGACCCGGGCCCGGGACGAGACCGGACGCGCATCGAGCGCTACCAAGTGGCGAATCCCCTGACCGACAGCGCGACCAGCATCGGCTCGGGGCGTTCTGTCCTCGAGTTCGATCAGGATTTCAGCAATCACAACGGGGGTTGGATCGGCTTCAGCCCGGTGAACGGCCTGCTCTACATCAACACCGGGGACGGCGGATCGGGCAACGACCCGAACAACCGGGCCCAGCAACTCAACACCAGGCTAGGCAAGATCCTCCGCGTTGACCCGAGTGGCGACGACTTCCCGAGCGACGCCACCGAGAACTACACCGTTCCCGGAAACAACCCGCTGGTGGGCGACAACAACGCGAACACGCTCGACGAGATCTTCGCGTACGGACTCCGCAACCCGTGGCGAGCAAGCTTCGACCGCGAGACCGGGGATCTGTGGATCGGCGATGTCGGCCAGGGCGCTCGCGAAGAGATCGACTTGCTACGTGCCGATCGAGACGAGATCGCCAACTTTGGTTGGCGGCTTCGCGAGGGCGATATCCAAACTCCTAGCGGCGGGGTCGGGGGCCCGATCCCGCCCAACTACGTCGGGCCCGAGTACGACTACCTCTCGAATGGGTCCGGCCTGTTCGGGGGCAACTCAACCGTCGGCGGGTACGTCTACCGCGGCCCCGACCCGGAGGTCCAGGGCCGTTACTTCTTCGGCGATTCATTCCCTTCGCAGCTCTGGTCGTTCAACCCCGCTGATCCAGACGGTACGGTGCAGAACCTGGACAGCTTGCTCAATCCGTTCGGCGCAATCGGCACTCCGACTTCGTTCGCCGAGGACGCTTATGGCAACCTCTACATCCTCGATCGTGAGGGGGACATCCACCGCATCGTTACCGACGCCCTACGGGCCGGCGACTTCAACGGTGATGGTGAGGTCGACGGCGATGACTACGCCCTTTGGCGCGAGGAGTACGGCGTGAGTTCCCCCTCGGGAGCCGACGGCAACGCCGACGGCGTGGTCAACGCGGCCGACTACACGATCTGGCGAGACGCGGTCGCGGCTCAGGACGCTTCGGCCGTGCCCGAGCCCTCCTCGGGCGCCGTGGTGTTGTTGGCGCTGGCCGCTTCGGCGATCTCCTCGTCCAGGCGGCGGCCCCCGCTCGCGTAG
- the cbpA gene encoding Curved DNA-binding protein → MADDYYNVLGVSRGASKEEIRKAYRELARKHHPDVNPDNPAAKEKFQQVQQAFEVLNDSKKREQYDRFGPGFESMGGGGGPGAGGFPGGGGFPGGGANVDFDLNDLFGGGAGPGAAGGGFADLFKQFGGGAAGGRRAGRRPSPPQRGDDVEHEITVPFATAITGGEAAISLSRSDGKQDTLTVKIPAGIEEGKKIRLRGQGNPSPSGGESGDLLLTVNVAAHPVFRRSGRRLEVTAPITLAEAAEGAKIDLPTPKGVITLTIPPGASSGLRLRVKGHGVDPNGENPGDLYAEIEIVLPDDLSEEDRGLLAEVSRKYNQTPRDELRW, encoded by the coding sequence ATGGCAGACGACTACTACAACGTGCTCGGCGTCTCGCGTGGGGCGAGTAAGGAAGAGATCCGCAAGGCGTACCGGGAGCTGGCGCGCAAGCACCACCCCGATGTGAACCCGGACAACCCGGCCGCCAAGGAGAAGTTCCAGCAGGTCCAGCAGGCCTTCGAGGTCCTGAACGACTCGAAGAAACGCGAGCAGTACGATCGCTTTGGCCCCGGCTTCGAGTCGATGGGGGGCGGCGGCGGACCCGGAGCGGGGGGCTTCCCGGGCGGGGGTGGTTTCCCCGGTGGAGGAGCGAACGTCGATTTCGACCTCAACGACCTCTTCGGTGGCGGCGCCGGCCCTGGCGCCGCGGGGGGGGGCTTCGCGGACCTCTTCAAACAGTTCGGCGGTGGCGCCGCCGGAGGACGTCGCGCAGGCCGACGACCCAGCCCGCCCCAACGGGGGGACGACGTTGAGCACGAGATCACGGTCCCCTTCGCCACCGCCATCACCGGCGGCGAGGCGGCGATCAGCCTCAGCCGGTCGGACGGCAAGCAAGACACCCTCACCGTGAAGATCCCCGCCGGCATCGAAGAGGGAAAAAAAATCCGCCTCCGCGGGCAGGGCAACCCCTCGCCATCCGGCGGCGAGTCGGGCGATCTCTTGCTGACGGTGAACGTCGCAGCGCACCCGGTCTTCCGCCGCAGCGGCCGCCGACTGGAGGTCACGGCGCCGATCACCCTGGCCGAGGCGGCCGAGGGGGCGAAGATCGACCTCCCCACCCCGAAGGGGGTGATTACGCTGACCATCCCGCCGGGGGCGTCGAGTGGATTGCGGCTACGCGTAAAGGGGCACGGGGTCGATCCGAACGGCGAAAACCCGGGCGATTTGTACGCCGAGATCGAGATCGTGCTGCCGGACGACCTGAGCGAGGAGGATCGCGGCTTGCTAGCGGAGGTCTCGCGGAAGTACAACCAAACGCCTCGTGACGAGTTGCGTTGGTGA
- the rnpA gene encoding Ribonuclease P protein component, giving the protein MLTGKQFDAVFAARVSVGDGVLVVHARPNGLGAPRLGMAVSRKVGNAVRRNRWKRLLREAFRAAQHDLPPLDLVCLPRLRGEPTLAAVSVSLTTLAKRAEKKAARKASGGERRT; this is encoded by the coding sequence TTGCTCACGGGCAAGCAGTTCGATGCGGTCTTCGCCGCGCGGGTTAGCGTTGGCGATGGGGTGCTTGTCGTCCACGCCCGCCCGAACGGCCTGGGCGCCCCGCGGCTTGGCATGGCGGTCTCCCGAAAGGTCGGGAACGCCGTCCGCCGCAACCGTTGGAAGCGGCTCCTGCGTGAGGCGTTCCGCGCCGCTCAGCACGACCTGCCCCCGCTCGATCTGGTCTGCTTGCCACGCCTGCGCGGCGAGCCGACGCTGGCGGCGGTCAGCGTCTCGCTTACCACGCTCGCCAAACGGGCCGAGAAGAAGGCCGCCCGCAAGGCGTCGGGCGGGGAGCGGCGAACGTGA
- a CDS encoding Putative membrane protein insertion efficiency factor, which produces MSRIALFLSAAGRDLLSLALLAPIRGYQLFISPCLPRACRFQPTCSQYAVLAIRRHGPLRGAWKSARRIARCHPWSEGGWDPP; this is translated from the coding sequence GTGAGCCGTATCGCGCTGTTCCTATCAGCGGCGGGGCGCGACCTGCTCTCGCTGGCGTTGCTGGCGCCGATTCGCGGGTACCAGCTCTTTATCAGCCCCTGCCTGCCCCGCGCCTGCCGCTTCCAGCCGACTTGCAGCCAGTACGCCGTGCTAGCTATCCGGCGGCACGGCCCTCTCCGCGGCGCTTGGAAGTCGGCTAGGCGGATTGCGCGGTGCCATCCTTGGAGCGAAGGGGGCTGGGACCCGCCGTAA
- a CDS encoding flagellar basal body P-ring protein: MRPRCHQSVPSLLTLLGCVCLSAGCASTMLFRGETAEEALEKATEVDGGTPLIADIAYPWGLDYVKVEAIGLVMNLDGTGEDPPSSPQRAALLDEMSRRRVEKPNAILRNPDTALVLLRGYLPPGVQKGDKFDIEVRTPSRSQATSLRGGMVLPARMTELAVLGQQIRAGSVLAMGEGAILVDPSAGEDDTAATRGRILGGGVSKMDRNLGLRIGDDHQSAQMAILVAKAISDRFQTYDEGRKAGVAEAKTDEFVELQLHPRYKDNIGRFVRVVRSLPIRESNAEEQERLVLLEGQLLDPLTSARAALRLEAIGGDLASERLMAGLQSDDAEVRFYAAESLAYLDRTEAVGPLAEAARDEPAFRAHALTALSAMDDVVAYDALRSLLGSQSAETRYGAFRALWAMNPSDPMIRGEKMRGGFSYHVLDAGGDTMVHVTRSGRPELVLFGGEQAFELPMVLDAGADILINGLEGDEVTVSHFRSSKPTIKRTVTTSVDEVIRAIVEVGGDYPDVVQALQQAKREGSLKSRFQVDAIPRSGREYDPDEDEFADDTEAAEEEDAAYRVGTPLPDLFSNKK; this comes from the coding sequence ATGAGGCCACGCTGTCACCAATCCGTGCCGAGCCTGCTGACGCTGCTCGGTTGCGTCTGCCTATCCGCCGGATGCGCTTCGACGATGCTCTTCCGCGGCGAGACGGCCGAGGAGGCGCTGGAGAAGGCGACCGAAGTTGACGGCGGCACGCCGCTGATCGCGGACATCGCCTACCCCTGGGGCCTCGACTACGTGAAGGTCGAGGCGATCGGCCTGGTGATGAATCTCGATGGGACGGGCGAAGACCCGCCTTCGAGTCCCCAGCGCGCCGCGTTGCTCGACGAGATGAGCCGCCGGCGTGTCGAGAAGCCCAACGCGATCCTTCGCAATCCCGATACGGCCCTGGTCCTGCTCCGCGGCTACCTGCCGCCCGGCGTGCAGAAGGGCGACAAGTTCGACATCGAAGTCCGCACCCCTTCGCGGAGCCAGGCGACGAGCCTGCGGGGCGGCATGGTGCTGCCGGCGCGGATGACCGAGCTGGCGGTCCTGGGCCAACAGATCCGTGCGGGCAGCGTGCTCGCCATGGGCGAGGGGGCCATCTTGGTCGATCCCTCCGCTGGCGAAGACGACACCGCCGCAACCCGCGGCCGCATCCTCGGCGGGGGCGTGTCCAAGATGGACCGCAACCTCGGCCTGCGTATCGGCGACGACCATCAGTCGGCCCAGATGGCCATCCTGGTCGCCAAGGCGATCAGCGATCGCTTCCAGACCTACGACGAGGGACGCAAGGCGGGCGTCGCCGAGGCGAAGACCGACGAGTTCGTCGAGCTGCAGCTTCACCCGCGTTACAAGGACAACATCGGCCGCTTCGTGCGGGTCGTCCGCAGCCTGCCGATCCGCGAGTCCAACGCCGAAGAGCAAGAGCGGCTCGTGCTGCTCGAAGGCCAGTTGCTCGACCCGCTCACCTCCGCGAGGGCCGCTTTGCGGCTCGAGGCGATCGGCGGCGACCTGGCTTCCGAACGCCTGATGGCCGGCCTCCAGTCGGACGACGCCGAGGTCCGCTTCTACGCGGCCGAGTCGCTCGCCTACCTCGATCGGACCGAAGCGGTAGGGCCCCTCGCCGAGGCGGCCCGCGACGAGCCCGCGTTCAGGGCGCACGCCCTGACCGCGCTCAGCGCGATGGACGACGTCGTCGCGTACGACGCGCTGCGTTCGCTGCTGGGAAGCCAGAGCGCCGAGACCCGCTACGGCGCCTTCCGCGCCCTGTGGGCCATGAACCCCTCGGACCCGATGATCCGCGGCGAGAAGATGCGTGGTGGCTTCAGCTACCACGTGCTCGACGCCGGCGGCGATACGATGGTGCACGTCACCCGCAGCGGCCGCCCCGAGCTGGTCCTCTTCGGCGGTGAGCAGGCGTTCGAACTCCCGATGGTGCTCGACGCGGGCGCCGACATCCTGATCAACGGTCTCGAAGGCGACGAGGTGACGGTCAGCCACTTCCGCTCGAGCAAGCCGACGATCAAGCGGACGGTCACCACCTCGGTTGACGAAGTGATCCGCGCGATTGTTGAGGTGGGTGGAGACTACCCCGACGTGGTGCAGGCCCTGCAGCAAGCGAAGCGGGAGGGCTCGCTCAAGAGTCGCTTCCAAGTCGATGCGATCCCCCGTTCGGGTCGCGAGTACGACCCCGATGAGGACGAATTCGCCGACGACACCGAAGCGGCCGAGGAAGAGGACGCCGCCTACCGCGTCGGCACGCCCTTGCCGGACCTGTTCTCCAACAAGAAGTAA
- the smc_3 gene encoding Chromosome partition protein Smc, translating into MLKSLQLDGFKSFAEKTRLEFPEGVTVVVGPNGSGKSNVVDGVKWVLGSQSPRSLRGKEMTDVIFNGSESRGPAPSAEVTLAFDNTPPEDGGRRLFDFDEPEIRLTRRVGRSGEGEYFVNGHACRLKDFRELLAGTGVGADSYSIIEQGRVDAALRASPLERRLLLEEAAGISRFRLKKREAARRLDRVEQNLLRLSDIVDEVEGRLRRVRSQAGKAQRYREASRRLKEARTELAASEWRHCRAEQQRLDVEHADLSERLAADQAAIKQQEGKLAELAETSVAGEADEQALQQARQRVSRCERRGALQRVDLEKAQSGLRAAREALLAARWELAGAGPDEETLRALDAAEATDAEYRSKVVQAEQQAADAHARARQIAERHGAVRARSERRATLKQRADALGASVAQRLASLTAAIEEMAAEQAESARLAALAGEELVGATSERDAAADALLRIDNSVAAAQRELTELRRQLAELQNDAATQREALVGLKHRLESILEEERRLERLNEDVQRLVAEAAASEALPLGVHGLVADLIHVEGDFVPMVEAALAARAEHVVIDSRAALLDALLRSRAAGQSLTTRAGFQSLDTAIPANAIDQIDLSNEPGVLGRATDFIEVEPRYATLVRRLFGRTWFVESLAVATRLNDSIGVGLTFVAASGEVVGDDGGVSAGPNDSPLRMLTRREDADRLRQEIATRSERLQTVEREAAAIEQRLAAGERAIEQAHESAKEERARLASAAQQAAALDERRRQAEATRTRIASQVGARGSLVALLRERSASLGVRSAALAQQEAQQVDESQVRQAQADLAAARARRDELKAAAERHAKLLGSLRSEASSHRGAGREELVASAEVATRAFAESRTELALSEAGWLNANDALAHAMLHLEAAENRLRQSRAARRASEQIRLDLTTAIASARADVETLIRRASEIELRRQRVEIEATTVAQRVRDDYGVEVAELPDPKGEPGDPQALRREIDSLREEVQGIGSVNLESLEELDELENRFATLSGQYADLSEAKKSLARLTARINTDSRQLFKTTFETVREHFRELFARLFGGGEADLLLVEPADGDTPGDPLEAGVEIVACPPGKELRSLSLLSGGEKTMTCVALLLALFRSRPSPFCLLDEVDAALDEANVGRFLEVLKDFLGSTQFIVITHSKRTMAGANTIYGVTMQESGVSKQVSVRFEDVGEDGRISMRSAAPPVRRAA; encoded by the coding sequence ATGCTCAAGTCGCTCCAGCTCGACGGCTTCAAGAGCTTCGCGGAGAAGACGCGGCTCGAGTTCCCCGAAGGGGTGACCGTCGTCGTCGGCCCGAACGGATCGGGCAAGTCGAACGTCGTTGACGGCGTGAAGTGGGTGCTCGGATCGCAGAGCCCCCGCAGCCTGCGTGGCAAGGAGATGACCGACGTCATCTTCAACGGCTCCGAGTCACGCGGACCGGCGCCCTCGGCGGAGGTGACGCTCGCCTTCGACAACACGCCCCCCGAGGATGGCGGCCGGCGCCTCTTTGATTTCGACGAGCCCGAGATCCGGCTCACCCGGCGCGTCGGCCGCAGCGGCGAGGGCGAGTACTTCGTCAACGGGCACGCCTGCCGGCTCAAGGACTTCCGCGAGCTGCTCGCCGGAACGGGGGTCGGCGCCGACTCGTATAGCATCATCGAGCAGGGCCGCGTTGACGCCGCCCTGCGGGCTTCGCCCCTCGAACGCCGGTTGCTCTTAGAGGAGGCGGCCGGCATCAGCCGCTTCCGGCTGAAGAAACGCGAAGCGGCGCGTCGCCTGGATCGGGTCGAGCAGAACCTGCTGCGGCTCTCGGACATCGTGGACGAGGTCGAGGGCCGCCTCCGTCGGGTCCGCTCCCAGGCGGGCAAGGCGCAGCGCTACCGCGAGGCGTCGCGGCGGCTCAAAGAGGCCCGCACCGAGCTGGCCGCCAGCGAGTGGCGTCACTGCCGTGCCGAGCAGCAACGACTCGACGTTGAGCACGCCGATCTGAGCGAGCGGCTCGCGGCGGACCAGGCCGCGATCAAGCAACAAGAGGGCAAGCTCGCCGAGCTGGCGGAGACGTCCGTGGCGGGCGAGGCGGACGAGCAAGCTCTGCAGCAAGCACGACAACGCGTATCGCGATGTGAGCGGCGCGGAGCGCTTCAGCGGGTCGATCTGGAAAAAGCTCAGTCGGGGTTGCGCGCCGCGCGCGAAGCGTTGCTGGCTGCGCGTTGGGAACTCGCCGGGGCGGGCCCCGACGAGGAGACGCTCCGCGCGCTCGACGCCGCCGAAGCGACCGACGCCGAGTACCGATCGAAGGTCGTCCAGGCCGAACAGCAAGCGGCCGACGCCCACGCACGTGCGCGGCAGATCGCTGAGCGGCACGGAGCCGTCCGCGCGCGTAGCGAACGGCGTGCCACACTCAAGCAGCGGGCCGACGCGCTCGGGGCGAGTGTCGCTCAGCGGCTGGCGAGCCTGACCGCTGCGATTGAAGAGATGGCTGCCGAGCAAGCCGAATCCGCCCGCCTCGCCGCGTTGGCGGGCGAGGAACTGGTCGGGGCCACCAGCGAGCGCGACGCCGCGGCCGACGCCCTGCTGCGGATCGACAACTCGGTCGCCGCGGCGCAGCGTGAGCTCACGGAGCTTCGTCGGCAGCTGGCCGAACTCCAGAACGACGCCGCGACGCAACGCGAGGCGCTCGTCGGCCTCAAGCACCGGCTCGAATCGATCCTGGAGGAGGAGCGTCGGCTCGAACGCTTGAACGAGGACGTGCAACGGCTGGTCGCCGAGGCGGCCGCGAGCGAGGCGCTGCCCCTTGGGGTTCACGGTCTGGTCGCCGATCTGATCCACGTCGAGGGAGACTTCGTGCCGATGGTCGAGGCCGCCCTCGCGGCCCGGGCTGAGCACGTGGTGATCGACTCGCGTGCCGCGTTGCTCGACGCTTTGCTCCGTTCGCGTGCCGCGGGGCAGTCGCTCACCACCCGGGCTGGGTTCCAGAGCCTCGACACGGCCATCCCCGCGAACGCGATCGATCAGATCGACCTATCCAACGAGCCGGGCGTGCTCGGGCGGGCGACCGACTTCATCGAGGTCGAGCCGCGCTACGCGACGCTCGTCCGGCGGCTTTTCGGGCGAACCTGGTTTGTCGAGTCGCTCGCGGTGGCGACTCGATTGAACGACTCGATTGGCGTCGGCCTCACCTTTGTGGCGGCGAGCGGGGAGGTGGTGGGCGATGATGGCGGTGTCTCCGCGGGACCGAACGATTCCCCGTTGCGGATGCTCACCCGCCGCGAGGACGCGGATCGGCTGCGGCAAGAGATCGCGACGCGTTCCGAGCGGCTGCAAACGGTCGAGCGTGAGGCCGCGGCGATCGAGCAACGCCTCGCCGCGGGCGAGCGAGCGATTGAACAGGCGCACGAATCGGCCAAGGAAGAACGCGCCCGCCTCGCTTCGGCGGCTCAGCAGGCGGCCGCCCTCGACGAACGCCGCCGGCAAGCGGAGGCGACCCGAACGCGGATCGCCAGCCAGGTAGGGGCACGCGGCTCGCTCGTAGCGCTCCTGCGTGAGCGTTCCGCGTCGCTGGGCGTGCGGAGTGCGGCGCTCGCTCAGCAAGAGGCACAGCAGGTCGATGAATCACAAGTCCGGCAGGCCCAGGCGGACCTGGCCGCCGCCCGCGCCCGTCGCGACGAGCTGAAGGCGGCGGCGGAGCGACACGCGAAGCTGCTCGGGTCGCTACGGTCCGAAGCGTCCTCGCACCGTGGGGCGGGACGTGAGGAGTTGGTGGCGTCTGCCGAGGTGGCCACGCGGGCCTTTGCGGAGAGCCGGACCGAACTCGCGTTGAGCGAGGCGGGGTGGCTCAACGCCAACGACGCCTTGGCTCACGCCATGCTACACCTCGAAGCCGCGGAGAACCGCCTGCGTCAGAGCCGAGCCGCCCGCCGCGCGAGCGAGCAGATCCGGCTCGACCTCACCACGGCGATCGCCTCGGCGCGGGCCGACGTGGAGACGCTAATCCGTCGTGCGTCCGAGATCGAGCTCCGCCGACAACGCGTTGAGATCGAAGCGACCACGGTCGCCCAGCGCGTGCGGGACGATTACGGCGTCGAGGTCGCTGAGCTGCCCGATCCCAAAGGCGAACCGGGCGACCCACAGGCTTTGCGGCGTGAGATCGACTCGCTGCGTGAAGAGGTGCAGGGGATCGGTTCGGTGAACCTCGAGTCGCTGGAAGAGCTCGACGAGTTGGAGAACCGCTTCGCCACACTCTCCGGCCAGTACGCCGACCTCAGCGAAGCAAAGAAGTCGCTCGCACGATTGACAGCACGGATCAACACGGACAGCCGTCAGCTCTTCAAGACAACCTTCGAAACGGTCCGCGAGCATTTCCGCGAGCTGTTCGCGCGGCTCTTCGGCGGTGGCGAGGCGGACCTGTTGCTGGTCGAGCCCGCTGACGGCGACACGCCGGGCGACCCGCTCGAGGCGGGCGTCGAGATCGTCGCCTGCCCGCCCGGCAAGGAGCTGCGGAGCTTGTCGCTGCTGTCGGGGGGCGAGAAGACGATGACTTGCGTTGCGTTGCTGCTTGCGCTCTTCCGCAGCCGGCCGAGTCCCTTCTGCCTGCTCGACGAGGTCGACGCCGCGCTCGACGAGGCGAATGTCGGCCGCTTCCTCGAGGTGTTGAAGGACTTCCTCGGCTCGACCCAGTTCATTGTCATCACGCACAGCAAGCGGACGATGGCCGGGGCCAACACGATCTACGGCGTCACGATGCAGGAGTCGGGCGTGTCGAAGCAGGTGTCGGTCCGCTTTGAAGACGTGGGCGAAGATGGCCGCATCAGCATGCGGTCGGCCGCGCCGCCAGTTCGCCGCGCCGCCTAA
- a CDS encoding response regulator PleD: MKVFTTGQVAKICKVAPRTVSKWFDSGRLKGYRIPGSQDRRIPREYLIKFLKEHGMPLGDLEDEAMAKVLIVAQDQVLIENLKRELPAEKSFRTQTAASGFEAGIQAESFHPDCIICDFSIGHVEALQICQNLRRNTDFAETILIALLPDDGSSISFDRSTINETFKKPFDSALLAERLRTLIGAKKELV; the protein is encoded by the coding sequence ATGAAGGTCTTCACGACGGGACAGGTCGCCAAGATCTGCAAGGTCGCCCCGCGCACCGTCAGCAAGTGGTTTGATTCGGGTCGTCTCAAGGGTTACCGGATCCCCGGTTCCCAGGACCGCCGAATCCCCCGCGAGTACCTGATCAAATTCCTCAAAGAGCACGGCATGCCGCTGGGCGACCTTGAGGATGAAGCGATGGCCAAAGTGCTCATCGTCGCTCAGGACCAGGTGCTGATCGAGAACCTCAAGCGGGAACTCCCCGCCGAGAAATCGTTCCGCACCCAAACCGCCGCGAGCGGTTTCGAGGCCGGCATCCAGGCGGAGAGCTTCCACCCGGACTGCATCATCTGCGACTTCTCGATCGGACACGTCGAGGCCCTGCAGATCTGCCAGAACCTGCGGCGGAACACCGACTTCGCCGAGACGATCCTGATCGCCTTGCTGCCGGACGACGGATCGAGCATCAGCTTCGATCGCTCGACCATCAACGAGACGTTCAAGAAGCCGTTCGACTCGGCCCTGCTGGCCGAACGGCTCCGCACGCTGATCGGCGCCAAGAAGGAGCTCGTCTGA
- the ispB gene encoding Octaprenyl-diphosphate synthase — protein MPGPTPQPTTPPAAPPPAVGELFAPIAPALERVEQRLQAELTSDDPRVDEVVRHGYRLGGKRLRPALVLLAGGAVGEATADHELLGVVVEMIHTATLVHDDVLDEAELRRHVDTVNARWGNEKSVLLGDFLFSHAFYLAATLDGNAAEACRLIGRSTNRVCHGELRQTLSEGDLSLSKEAYYDIIDGKTAELCACCCRLGAVYAGATAEQADAMESFGRNLGMAFQIADDLLDLTGDEATTGKTTGADLAKQKMTLPLIYTRDSLVNGPRNNLEDWLTKPSAESLAEVRKLVEAVGGFAYAQQKASDYADAAANDLKALPETDARETLALLARFASRRDA, from the coding sequence ATGCCGGGACCGACTCCGCAACCAACGACTCCGCCAGCCGCTCCCCCTCCTGCGGTCGGGGAGCTGTTCGCGCCAATCGCCCCCGCTTTGGAGCGGGTCGAGCAACGGCTGCAAGCGGAGCTCACCAGCGACGACCCACGCGTCGACGAGGTCGTCCGCCACGGCTACCGCCTGGGTGGAAAGCGGCTGCGTCCGGCCCTGGTCCTGCTCGCGGGCGGGGCCGTCGGCGAGGCGACGGCGGATCACGAGTTGCTCGGCGTGGTGGTCGAGATGATCCACACGGCCACGCTTGTCCACGACGACGTGCTCGACGAGGCCGAACTGCGCCGGCACGTCGATACGGTGAACGCCCGCTGGGGCAACGAGAAGAGCGTCCTGTTGGGTGACTTCCTGTTCTCGCACGCGTTCTATCTGGCCGCCACACTCGACGGCAACGCTGCCGAAGCGTGCCGCCTCATCGGGCGCAGCACCAACCGCGTCTGCCACGGCGAGCTGCGGCAGACCCTCTCGGAGGGCGACCTGTCGCTCTCCAAAGAAGCCTACTACGACATCATCGACGGCAAGACAGCCGAGCTGTGCGCCTGCTGCTGCCGCCTCGGCGCGGTTTACGCCGGGGCGACCGCCGAGCAGGCAGACGCGATGGAGTCGTTCGGACGCAACCTCGGCATGGCGTTCCAGATCGCCGACGACCTGCTGGACCTCACCGGCGACGAGGCGACCACCGGCAAGACGACCGGGGCCGACCTCGCGAAGCAGAAGATGACGCTCCCGCTCATCTACACCCGCGACAGCCTCGTGAACGGCCCGCGGAACAATCTCGAGGATTGGCTCACGAAGCCCTCTGCGGAGTCGCTCGCCGAGGTCCGCAAGCTGGTCGAAGCGGTGGGCGGGTTCGCTTACGCGCAGCAGAAGGCTTCCGACTACGCCGACGCCGCCGCCAACGACCTGAAGGCCCTACCAGAAACGGACGCCCGCGAGACGCTGGCCCTCTTAGCCCGGTTCGCGAGCCGGCGTGATGCTTGA
- a CDS encoding lineage-specific thermal regulator protein → MAAKSDANLPQGSLDLLVLQALDGGPKHGYQIARHILSASDDALRVEEGSLYPALHRMERRGWIAAEWGVSESNRRAKYYRLTRSGRSQLKVEVASWREMAEAIGKVIEAGKITPRSLPLPTWEA, encoded by the coding sequence ATGGCCGCCAAGTCTGATGCAAACCTCCCGCAAGGGAGCCTCGACCTGCTCGTCCTGCAGGCCCTCGACGGGGGGCCGAAGCACGGCTACCAGATCGCCCGACACATCCTGTCGGCGAGCGACGACGCCCTCCGCGTCGAGGAGGGCTCGCTCTACCCCGCCCTGCACCGCATGGAACGCCGCGGCTGGATCGCCGCCGAGTGGGGCGTGAGCGAATCGAACCGGCGGGCGAAGTACTACCGGCTCACCCGCTCGGGCCGTTCGCAGCTCAAGGTCGAGGTCGCCAGCTGGCGCGAGATGGCCGAGGCGATCGGCAAGGTGATCGAGGCGGGCAAGATCACGCCCCGCTCGCTCCCGCTCCCCACCTGGGAGGCCTGA